From the genome of Branchiostoma lanceolatum isolate klBraLanc5 chromosome 11, klBraLanc5.hap2, whole genome shotgun sequence:
CTTGTGAGTACCCTTGTTTGTGaaggaaatgaataaatgcacGTGAAATTGGGTTTAACttaatgaatgaaggaatgaaagaATGGATGACAAGATGAAACCTGTCTTGTGTGCATTATTTTGTCCATAAAGCCGGCATCAGGCAACGAGAAAAAAACTTGCCAGGTGAGTTTGCTAGTTCTCAAGGGATGTGTTTGGTAACAATGCGATCAGTGTCCTCTTGATCAGTCCAATTTTTTGAGATTGGCTGATATCCTCAGATCACCCAGCCTCGTCTCAAAAATATACCCAGTTCCCTGGTGATTTTTAATTTTGGTCCCTTCTGGCAATCAGCAAATTTAGTGGAGGGTCGTAGACAATATTGCACCAGAGAAATacagtgtatctgtatctatatagcctgtaTAGCCTtttagcgtaacacaccagcttcgcagacatgcagcacggcagcagctggtaatatgacactgaacaacctgtcacatctaacctttgcatatctaactgtaaACGTTGTTGGCAACTATCTGAGGATGCTCCTATAACACTTGGTGGCCAGGAGTTGGCAAGGAGTGTAGATGGGTAACAGCTGATTTTTTTGTTCCTCAGTGTTAGAGTCTATCCGTGACGACCCGATACGGCAGTCCTCTCACTACGGACTGACGGTGGACCAGCTGCAGGACCAGATGAAGAGACAGCTGGAGGAGTAAGTACTTTTCTGTCCCGATTCTATTAACAacaggtggcaaggtggtcttgtggttcaGGGTacttgacttagaatctaaaggttctgggttcaaatccctagcaggtccTAATGtggtgccctttggaaaggccctttacacctacatgtacatgtatttccttcctcaactcaggtgaaaatgagtacctagtttcatTTAGGGACGTCTTGTATGGGACAAGAAGCCAGAGGTCTTGTGTTTGAGGGGAGCCGCATCTCGAGCACTTTAAAGAACCCTCCACACTTCCCAATGATTATCCGTCCAAGTATGAGCGGAGGAAACTTTACATTCTGGTCtctccgggttgacatcttgaaaaggtgatagatataaatagataaacacttTTACTGGTACTTAAAATTGGGAGCGAATTTCATTAAGTTAAACGTGTCTGCTCTTTCTCCAGACACAACGCTCTAATGTACGGGAAGTTTGAAGATCGAGGGAAGACGGACGACCAACGGGAACAGAAACTCATGAAGATCAACCagatgaggaaagtttacatGTCCAAAAGAATAACTGGTAGGATCTTATTATACATTGTCTCATATTTTATCTTCATATAAAATTTTTGTGCAAAACTGTTTAGCAAGGGATGAATTGCTTTtggcttgtctgtttgtttctgtgtgtgtgtgcctgtctgtgtttgtttctgtgtgtgtgtgtttttaaccTATTCTACTGTGCTGATTTAGTTAAGGGGGTGAAGCCTGCCATCTCCGATTGCCTTGTTGAATATGCAGTAACTAGGCAAAATGCGAGGCTTCTATCCGTGTTTCGTTTTAAATTTGCAAACAGGACTTTCTAAATCTACGTCTCCTTAATtataacatcttttttttttccttaaagAACCGTCCACTCCCACCCCGAGCGACACTAAGGACTTTGCTCCCCCCAGGGAGAGTGAGGAACCCTGGGAGAAGGAGGTCGACGACCTTGTGGCCTGGACACACAACCTGGATGAGGAGCACCTGGAGACTGTGTGAAACTCCAGTAGGAGACTGTGTGAAACTCCAGTTGGAGATCCATTTCAGTTAGCAATGTAGTATGGGCTAACATGTATTCCACTTATCAGTATACAAATTGTACAGGAAAAGAATGTGGTTACAGATCAGTCTGCTGTTGACTGGTTTTATTTTCCTGTTATAGAATTACTGTGATAACTGTATGGTGTTCAGAAGTCAAATTGGTGTCTCGGTCTCTTAATTATGTGTGCTAAATTGATGCAAGTACTAATCTCATGAGGCTGAATAATCCTGGTACATATAATACATAAGGGCATTGTTGTTGATCACTGTCTTGAATTAAACAAATCTGCCCAATGCACACTAAAAAAAAGGCCCTTGAAGTGATATCAGTTTAACTTTATTTAGTTGTATTCAATTcccaacattttgaaagaccCATTTTCTGTAATAATTTGATTTTTGAAGTGAGGCttactgtacagtatttgttgtttttggcatgacaatatgatatgatataatcttaagatacaaaataaagttCTTGGTAACTAAATGATATAACTAAAGCCAGGGTGACCACAGTAACAAtaatacatgactttgtacataTTACTTTTTATAACCTCAGGCAGTTTACTGATAGATCAACACTTGAAAGATCATGTGAATACGATTAGAAGAAATAACATTATTTAGACAGACCATATTGGTCTAGCTGGAGCCAATGTTGTATGTTATTCCCGATGCTTTGGCGTAATGTTATCGATGTTGAACTTCACAAACATGACTAAAACACATATAACACAACCTGGTGTATTTATCCTTTGCTTACTGtcatttaatctccaagcagatctataggttgcgaagaccgtatcaaactggcagaagacgTACGtcttggattgctatacaagctccttcttccagttggatacggtctttgcaatccattgggcctggttggagaCTGCCATTACCGTAATATCCCTAGGCAAAGAGAAGTGTCTTGGCTAATCcccggcggccatgttggtgtacAGCAGCATGTTGGTGTTGGCAACAGAAATACAAATTGTAGTTTGTACTCCAACATGGCGTAAATGACGCCATAATGATCATAAGTTTAATCTCCCGGTGGCCATGTTGGAGTAAAGCAGCATGTTGCTGTGTGCAACAGACATATAAATTGTACTCCATCATGgcgtcaatgacgtcataatgatcATAAGTTGAATCCCCCAGGTGGCCATGTTGGTGTGTATAACAGACAAACAAGTTGTACTCCAACATGGGGCAAATGATGccaaatgaaaagcctgtattgAAGGCCACTGTGAACCTCCTTACTGGATTGTACTCATGACATTATTTTTGGCGAAACCTCAGGGGCGGAGCTAACAGAACAGTTACTACAGACACTAATGAGGTTCAGGTACATGTCCGTCTACGTAGAAGTTTCTGGTGGCTTGAGGTAGGGTCACTTCTATCCCTTCCAGCTCTTTACTGAGGGTGATCTGACAGCTGAGTCGCGAACTCTCCCGTAAAAATGGCGCCATGTCTAACATGTCCTCTTCTCTGGGAAGGGCAAAGACAGGAATAGGGTTAAATGTCTTAtaaggtacagtcaaacttgcatccaacaaccagtcaagggaccaaggaaatgtggttgttgactggaGTTGGCTGTTGGATAAAACTCGGATCgttttgctgattttgtgggcATAAATGAGGCTGCATAAATACATTGCACGCATAGCACTTATCTGCCTgttatgcatataaaattacaagacaagtgaagaaatacagtatatacaagaaaaaacaaactaaactgttgttgtctacaagactacaatgcactgttgattgccaataaacgttaacataacaaaagatttttcggGTACATGTGCaatacctttgttgtacttacaatgaatgtttacattgagattCGTGTCTCCATTGTTTTACATCTGTTGTTACATAAACACAAGCTTGCCGTTGACTGTAgaatcttttattgaaatgctcgctggactgattgccgctgtcaatcattttgttgttgaatggagtgtaaaatctgcacattatgacccctgaggcccatgaggaagtggttgctggttgaagcctgcagttggttgcttgaaagagttcactTACTATGTTAAATCGGACGGGACTGTCtaaatgtggttgttgacaagagttggttgtaggatagagttggttggatggacaagtttgactgtatatggaaaaaaatgtccacTTTTACCTCCTATACCACTAGAGACCATAACACTACATTCCATCAAGAATATAATGTTACTTGTACCTCAGTACACAATAATGTTTAGACGCGAGGGGATCACAGTATTTGACTTTGCTAAATATAGCAGGATAgaaatttacttgttgggacagaaaaaaaattcaacctgTCCGTCCAAAATTCTGAAGTTCATGACATAAGACATTggtgaaaatgaattttcagaAGCTTAAAACAACTGCTTTAACACTTGTTAACAACATGTGCTTCCACACAACAAGGGGAATGGTAAAATCTAAAATTTAGACAAGTGCATGATGTGTACTGACTCTTCTGTTGCCTCCTGAATCCTGTCGGAGTAGTCGCCGTGTACGTAAACATGGCAGGTACAGCAGGCAAGGGACGCTTCACAAGCACCTGTAGTATTGGGAAGAAGGAGAAACACATTAGCATCAAATTTGAACTGTACTTAGTAATTGCCAACACagaaaattggacttacccaaattttcaactgatcaagTCCATGGCCAGTCTTTGTcgaggaatgagcaatccactgctttttTTATGTCACGTAAATGTGATAACCAAGTCCACAGGGACAGTATATTCACAGTCAGTTGACAGGCAATATGTAGTTCATATAACGCGATTCAAatcgcggttgttacggctcccaccgttgagtctttccgcgccaggctggaggcctgcccgccttagcctgggacctcctccaccccctactttgcccctagcggggttatttgggggtatctTAAGTTGAAGTTCAATATAATACTATCAAGGAATACTGAAGTCACCTTATACCATCAAGACATTATATGCTACAATATGAGTGCATACAGATAGTTTAATCTGTATACTTGATATGTATAAATCATATGATGAAAATGTTCATTGTATCATCCATCATATTGCTGTACTAGTATGTTTTCTTGAACAATTTTTACATACAATGGCAGTTTCTAAATACAAGAAACCCATCCCATACTATAGTtaatatttccgaaaataatttcatcaggttgatagaACATAGAAGAATCTATAGCATTCTATAGTTAATATTATTTTAGGCACTTACCTTCTACAGGAATTTCATATCTGTGTGCCAGGTACATCACATTGTCTCCAACTTTGCCTCGAATCGGGATTCTTTCTCCATCTTTCATAACGTAGGTTATGTTGACTCTGTGGTCAATAAAAAGCAGTAACAAACATGTTCAATCCAGCACTAAATTAGGAAGCACttcatacaatatacaatgtacaacatacCTTGGGGGAGGCTCTGGTAAACGAGGCTGAGCgcttccacttttgtgggcatgGTCTccaaccagctgtcagccaatcagagaatggcctaaatgttttctttgggTAAAGGCATAAAgttgattctctgattggctgacagctggttccATGGGCTGATCTGGCATGAGCTTTACAACTCTATCAAtcgaaagcaaaacaaaaagttACTTTACCACAAAAAGGATACCTTTTGTAGCTATTAATGTTTTAGGAAAAGATTCAGTTtcatgtactactagtagtatactTACATCTCGTCCTCCGACTTTGGGTCTTGATACTCGTAATCTCCATGTCTCAAGGGACCTAAGGTAAGGACAAACAGTTGCTAACTTAAGAAACAATCTTACTCGACGAAGTCGTACAACGACAGCTGTCACAGATCAAGATATAAGAAATTTTAGGATGACAGGTTGTTCAGCGTGTTACACAGAATGGCAATAATACTGGTTGACAAAGTCATATCCAGTCCTTCTTTGACAGTCCAAATTATTTTATGGCACTTCCatgtcaaaaaaacaaaacagtccTGGTATATATTTGGTGTAACATGAAATTACATACCAATAAGTCTGTAATAATATAGTTCTAATATGTGAACATTTTAGCCTGGACTCCAATCTTGCTGCAAGAGTGCTGTTACCGTTCACTCAAAATATATAACATGTGTTGGGTTACGTAAAACTTGCGTGTAGGAGATGGGCAAACGTTGGAAACCAGCTTCGCATAGCAAAAACAGCATTTCGTACCGTTGCTTGTCCGGAACAGACGATTTTGCTGACATGAGGGGCAGGTCAATGGGCTCAGAAATCCGTGCAAGCATTTCTTACTACCTACAGAACCAAAGCTAGCGAATAACACTTGCGAAAACCTCCTCAACATTGGCAATTTGGTACTGATGGTGGCTGCCATGTTTGTTATCCTGTAGGTGGACGATACCAAATTAAGGGGGTAAACTGTGagtaataaatctataaacatacCGGATTTCGGAGCTACAGCATTTATATGAGACGCAATGATATATGTATCGTACAATATTGAATTACTATCCACAAAATTAGTTTGGATTAACAAATTTGTTTTATCAATATAAAGAAACTATGCCAAACCCCTGCTGATGTAATGTAACGGCAAAGGCAAGGCTCTTACCGAGTGTAAAACTAGTCGCTTATTTGAATCTAAGAGCACTGGGATAgagtatgaaaaaaatgaaataatcatATTCTACTTATTCACAGCATAAAATATTGATACTCTGTTAATCTTAAAAGTTATTTTAGCAATCttagtttatgaaaaatagcGAACTTGCGTTTCAgttgatttttgaaaatatcCTCCCCGAATGGTTAGCCCGAATGTGGGTGCATGCTCTATCCGACTCCGATGGCTGCGTTTGGCAAAGTTTTCTGGCGCTGGGAGAAGAAAGCATAACTGGAATTGTTTCCCGCCGCTCACTGTTTTACGCAGCCCAGCGTGCGCCCCCAGCTACTGGATATTTCTGCTGGAATTCCTGAGGATCTCTTCACACAACATGACGTGAATCCGAGCAAGTTTTCCCTGAGAAATTTTACCTTTTCTTTTCCTCGGAGGCGAGGTAAAAGTCGTCCaacaacaaagatggcggcaggGACTCGATTGTTGTTGTGGCATGCTGCCCTGTTTATGGTTCTTTTGTGGACGACTCTGGGCGACTCAGACTTGGATTCTCCGATAACTGGCGACAGAGAGAGAAGCTTATACAAACGGGGTGTAAGCGGGGACCACCGTGACTCTACAGACGGGGATTTGCCGTTCGATTTCGAGAGTCTTTTCGGAAGAATGAACCCCGTGAGAGACGACATGGAGGTGACTGTAGAAGTGGCCGCCCGGGCTTTGGCCGAAACACTTCACAAACTGGGCGACGAGAAAGTCGGCATTTTACCCATGCAGGTACGACCCTACAAGTCCACTCACATCTGTATATATTCAGTTATTCCTTTAGATTAAGTGTGCGGTTTAAATGAGAGGTATTTTTGGTAGCTTCTTTGATCTTGCCAGGCCACAGATGGCGAGTTGAGTGTGTTTTGCATGTTAGAAAAGACTTGtgaaaaacctccttggttccgcGTCACACCAAGGGAATAGGAATGCATTGCCTGGAGGTTTTCATCCAAATAAGCTCAACAATTTCTTATTCATACGTGCTACAGTAGCATAATGTatgttgtaagttttttttatcaAGTGATAGTAAATAAGAAAATATACTATACACATAGTCAGTATACATAGACAAATAATCACCCACACCCTATTTAGGTCCTTGTAGTGGATTTTATTGGCGTCTGAGTTTTTCATGGTCAACATTTGCCTTTAGATAAAGATGAACGCCTTTTTTAAATGATAGGAAAGTataacttgattttttttcttgatttttcctTGCTTGTTTCAGAACTACTAAATATTTGCTCTGATGACTTTGTCGCCAATTCGCACATACGTGTACGATTGACCATATTATGCAGTGGTATAAAAAATAGGAGCTTGTACACTCGAATCATCTGGGGAACAAACACTTAGCAAGTAAATGTGAAAATCAGTCAACAGGCATTTGTTTTGCACCCTGTGTGCGTTTCGTCTCATTTGAACTTCAAAAGCCAGTGATGACAGTGTGAAGAAAGGAAGGTAAAAGTCGGACTGGGCTGCTAAACAGTTTTGTAAAGATGGAAATGCACctctttataaaaaaaatgatgtgcGTCTATCTTAttttaatgtttgtttatttgtaacgCGTAACCAGTGAACTGCCTGAAGGCATAACAATAATAACACACCAAATTATTTTGTACAGTACAATTGGCTGGGTTAGACcacactgtaaggtttgatccagtcacaccgggatggacccttaCTCTTATTGATAAATGAGGTGGGGtgtttaacgtgctcgaggtgtggctgtcctcaaacacagacctccagctttacatcccatctgaGTGAATGTCGGTCGTTAAAATAGgtattcatttttacctgagtcaAGAAAACATAAGGGGGAAAGCGCCTAAgccctctcccaagggcacTACATTGAGGCCTGCCagagattcaaacccagaacctttagatctGATAGGTCAACAACCGTATCCACAAAACTTGATGTCTAAACATAATTTGTTGCCAGCTGGCTTGACAGGGCATCCATGCCAACTTTTTATTAGATTAAAGAATCATGGatttttcattgacaaaatgCAAAGTTGTCAAGATTTCAGTGTCCTAATTTTgttagaaaatactgtaaattatcTCAGGTCAAATTTTTGCTGTACAAGGAGTGAAGGACCTTAGGTGAAACACTTCCTCTGCTGTTTGCAGTTTGCCAAGCAATTATACATGTGAAGCACATGTTTTGCAATCCTGTGGTTGATGGTAGGACATAATGTAAGTCTTgcaatgttcacggtggttttattttggtggttttcgcggtgacctatTACCGCAAAATTGTGTTACTgctgtgctacagaattgtttcaaccgcaaacttaatacACAGTCGAAAACCTCATTTCCCCTCCCAAAGCGAAATCTAAAGTCCTCCCAattcaaaataaatgaaatttacagTGCATCTATGCCCTTCACAAAACTGACATCAATTTATCCTGCACTGATCTTATTGCTGATACAGTGTATCCTAAAGCACAATTTGGGGGCAAAATTGCTGTTGGTACAAAAAGACAATTTTATCTTGACAGTTGGTGCTTGTAGTTGTATAAGACTAAAGATTTAACGtttgattttgaagaaaaaaaggatctGGGCAGCAGGTCACTCATTAAGAATACCCCAGCGACGTGGTGTCATGAATTAATCGAACGAGTCAGTTAATTAAGGTGTAAGTAAACCGTATTGATTTTTGAAAGATTAGAAGAGGAGAATTTTGTCCATGTGGCAGTGCTGGATCCCGCCCCAGAGATAATGCATTATTTAGTCCCCCCTTTGACAGTCCTGCCTTTCTGTCAGTGACATTGCCAGAGAAATGGATGGATGCAGCAGCCACCTTTGTGACTGAGGTCTTTATGTCTTCCCCTGTGGATACATCTGACCTTTCTAGTGCTCAGCACTCAGCTAAAAGAGAAGCAAGAGGTTGGAAAAGTGAAGGCCCATCTGCCTCCCTTTATTGCAAAGTATATTTTGCAAAATCTATTCTAAGCGATGACTTTCCTTTCTTTAACTAAAGTTTAAGCATCATTGTCTTGTGACTTACATTGGAAAAGAAAATTTAACATTTTGTTTCAAGATCATAAAAGATTAAATCAAaagcaatgttgttgttgtgcaatAGTGTTGCAGTTGGAAAAAGGTGTATGTATTAAAATCTATctaaggcgcactttagacctacaatgttataaggtcgtacgatcatcgtcgtaggcgacggttttctttagacacacggtcaggaaatatcatgggacccccgcggcgcagaattccaatgatgtgcgcgtgtgactcaaagtgaactcttgcgctcaaattcaaaatggcgggggaaccgcttgttttcgtcaaaagatgaagcttttactgactttgcaacaactgttgccctgcagatgagacgttgagaacggtgctcaacaaagaaagagattgaggctggtacagagacggacgggatttaacccgagttcgtggccgccgccggggatgtcccggggatcgaggaataggggcatactagagaagtagccactggtagcagggcgtcgcgccggaatactAGTAACCGGTTTCGGacgagaaaaatatgtttccattgctaactgcatgcatatttacaaagaaaacgatagaaactttccttcccggacaggaaacagcacgctgtaggcttattagcatatcacccacttccgtcgctggcgacgattcttctttagacgagaaaaacacagccacaggcccccccgctgaacgtcgtgcgactgggtccgaggtggtcgcacgacatttcgaggatttcccgtttattgccgtcgtacgattgttttgatcgtctttagacggccaaaaaataccgtcgccggcgacgtcgcccacgacgatgatcgcacgactctaaaatgtcgtaggtgtaaagaggccctaagcAGGTTGTCCTTTTTTCATTGTTTACATGTCTTaatctgtatgtctgtatgtcagcTTGCACATGTACTTTGCAGATGAAGACTGTGGACACAGTTTTTGATAAACTAGGTGTTTGGACCTACTTTCTGACCTACAAACTTTAACAAAGGGTGGTGTTACATATTAGCTTGTTTTGTGATGGTGTGTTGTGCTTTGAAGATATTTATGTGTAAAATTTGTTGTACAAGTACAAATGATGAAAAAAGCTTGCAGATGCCTGGTACCCTAGCTAGGCTACCACATTTAAGAGATACAGTTCTCAAGCATTATGTAGGCCTTCTCAAGAGTgtcttgagaaggccttgatagCACTtagatatctgaagtgtgcattcCGCTGGGACTACTGATGCTACgttagtagatctctttagaTTTACAGTTTTCATTTCAATGTGTTGGCCTAAGAGTACCCGCATTATCGTTGTTGATGGAACATCCTTGATACCTTGGACTGATTCGGAATGGGATGCCTGATGATGGAGAATTCCCTCGGTGCAGTCATTAATGTCCTGATTTATTCAGTGGCCACAGTGCTAAAGATGAGATTGTTCATTCATGTGGGGATATTAGAGTGAAATGCCCCATTGATTTTTATGTGGGAAGCTTTAGTGCTTCATTCAGGTAGATACACCTACCAATGTCAACAGAAAGGGGTGGTTGCGATGTTGATGGTCCAAGACACTTTAAAGCTGAGATTTAGGCCTTAACACTGTTTTCAAAGCATTTGGTACAGTTCACAATATAATGTTAGATTGAGTTGATTTTTCGCTTGTTCACGCACTGaatatgaatgtaagtttgtaACATAAAAAGTTGCGCATCTCAAAAGCTGGGATTTTTAAATAAAAGCCTTAAAAGCCTTCTATTATACTGAAGGCATTTGGCACACCTTTCAGTGGGAAATGGCAAGAAATATTTGTCCTAGATTCACTATCATTAAGGATGTCCCGATCATTTACTATTTTACTGGTATAGAATGAAGTGTAAAATCAGTTATTTTTGAGAGGacataattttgtggtaggagggaaaTGAAAGTGAGGCATGACAATGATGTTATTCAATGTTTTTCTCTTTCAGAAAATCTACGACTCTTTGTCATACTCAGTAAAATCATCAAATGAACAGCAGACAATACAACAGGTATGTAATCAATTGCATACAGTACtattttattcatgaaaagACATTAGAAAATGTAATTCTTTAAAGTTAATCttcaagattttgaaatttaagtTTTGTATGTGGAACCATTTATTACTACTTTAAGAGTGGTGTTTTGAATAAATAACAACcaataaaagcaaacaaattGCTGCTTTTTTGTCTGCTTCTTTATAGcgtcttatttatttatttatttatttctgttttctttatccagggtggacgcactcagtgctaaacgcactgcttttcaggcgtgccctgcacagaataacataaacagactacataacataacaaggaaataacattgGGTAATAATTAGACTGTTTCAATTTCTGTTGTGTCTTTTGTTATTCTCAGTTGAAGAGAAATCTCAGGAACAAGTTGAATAATTACGTGGGCGCCCTGGACAAGCTGAGACGATCAGTAAGGAACCTGTACAGAACTCACCTCCGCCACATCCTCACTCAGAGGGACGACTGCTGTTACCTGGACAGCACGCTCCTACAGTAAGTATAGCACCACATTCGTAAAGTAAGATATGTGTGAGGGGGTGGTTTAAGGTAGTAGTTTATTCATAGAAATAGACCtgtcccatagccccgcccacctctgtaaagacgtagaaatacaaaaaaaaagattaaagaaatgcaaacatttga
Proteins encoded in this window:
- the LOC136444556 gene encoding adrenodoxin-like protein 1, mitochondrial — its product is MAATISTKLPMLRRFSQVLFASFGSVGSKKCLHGFLSPLTCPSCQQNRLFRTSNGPLRHGDYEYQDPKSEDEIVNITYVMKDGERIPIRGKVGDNVMYLAHRYEIPVEGACEASLACCTCHVYVHGDYSDRIQEATEEEEDMLDMAPFLRESSRLSCQITLSKELEGIEVTLPQATRNFYVDGHVPEPH